Proteins found in one Megalobrama amblycephala isolate DHTTF-2021 linkage group LG5, ASM1881202v1, whole genome shotgun sequence genomic segment:
- the LOC125268835 gene encoding chitin biosynthesis protein CHS5-like isoform X2: MLRLFVLLTAVVCCNACKFIKLNNQDTTGSEESGCSDSDGNFHEFYSDWENGPETCVCVEFGIICCKKFGDGTVPPIPESTPGIIIDYFGAFTENDVVETEELSDELLAAPEVVAEDSHEPAEDSHESAEDSHEPAEDSHESAEDSHESAEDSHESAEDSHEPAEDSHESAEDSHESAEDSHEPSEDSHESAEDSHEPSEDSHESAEDSHEPAEDSHEPAEDSHESAEDSHEPAEDSHEPAEDSHESAEDSHEPAEDSHESAEDSHESAEDSHESAEDSE; the protein is encoded by the exons ATG ttgAGACTCTTTGTGTTGCTTACAGCAGTGGTCTGCTGCAATGCCTGCAAATTCATAAAGTTGAACAATCAAGATACCACTGGCAGTGAAGAATCAG GTTGTTCTGACTCTGATGGAAATTTCCATGAATTTTACTCTGATTGGGAGAATGGACCTGAAACATGTGTCTGTGTGGAATTTGGAATCATCTGTTGTAAAAA gtTTGGGGACGGCACTGTCCCACCCATCCCTGAATCCACCCCTGGAATCATCATCGATTACTTTGGAGCATTCACTGAGAATGACGTCGTAGAGACTGAAGAACTCAG TGATGAATTGCTTGCTGCTCCTGAAGTCGTTGCTGAAGACTCTCATGAGCCAGCTGAAGACTCTCATGAGTCAGCTGAAGACTCTCATGAGCCAGCTGAAGACTCTCATGAGTCAGCTGAAGACTCTCATGAGTCAGCTGAAGACTCTCATGAGTCAGCTGAAGACTCTCATGAGCCAGCTGAAGACTCTCATGAGTCAGCTGAAGACTCTCATGAGTCAGCTGAAGACTCTCATGAGCCATCTGAAGACTCTCATGAGTCAGCTGAAGACTCTCATGAGCCATCTGAAGACTCTCATGAGTCAGCTGAAGACTCTCATGAGCCAGCTGAAGACTCTCATGAGCCAGCTGAAGACTCTCATGAGTCAGCTGAAGACTCTCATGAGCCAGCTGAAGACTCTCATGAGCCAGCTGAAGACTCTCATGAGTCAGCTGAAGACTCTCATGAGCCAGCTGAAGACTCTCATGAGTCAGCTGAAGACTCTCATGAGTCAGCTGAAGACTCTCATGAGTCAGCTGAAGACAGTGAATAA
- the LOC125268835 gene encoding chitin biosynthesis protein CHS5-like isoform X1 encodes MLRLFVLLTAVVCCNACKFIKLNNQDTTGSEESGCSDSDGNFHEFYSDWENGPETCVCVEFGIICCKKFGDGTVPPIPESTPGIIIDYFGAFTENDVVETEELSSDELLAAPEVVAEDSHEPAEDSHESAEDSHEPAEDSHESAEDSHESAEDSHESAEDSHEPAEDSHESAEDSHESAEDSHEPSEDSHESAEDSHEPSEDSHESAEDSHEPAEDSHEPAEDSHESAEDSHEPAEDSHEPAEDSHESAEDSHEPAEDSHESAEDSHESAEDSHESAEDSE; translated from the exons ATG ttgAGACTCTTTGTGTTGCTTACAGCAGTGGTCTGCTGCAATGCCTGCAAATTCATAAAGTTGAACAATCAAGATACCACTGGCAGTGAAGAATCAG GTTGTTCTGACTCTGATGGAAATTTCCATGAATTTTACTCTGATTGGGAGAATGGACCTGAAACATGTGTCTGTGTGGAATTTGGAATCATCTGTTGTAAAAA gtTTGGGGACGGCACTGTCCCACCCATCCCTGAATCCACCCCTGGAATCATCATCGATTACTTTGGAGCATTCACTGAGAATGACGTCGTAGAGACTGAAGAACTCAG CAGTGATGAATTGCTTGCTGCTCCTGAAGTCGTTGCTGAAGACTCTCATGAGCCAGCTGAAGACTCTCATGAGTCAGCTGAAGACTCTCATGAGCCAGCTGAAGACTCTCATGAGTCAGCTGAAGACTCTCATGAGTCAGCTGAAGACTCTCATGAGTCAGCTGAAGACTCTCATGAGCCAGCTGAAGACTCTCATGAGTCAGCTGAAGACTCTCATGAGTCAGCTGAAGACTCTCATGAGCCATCTGAAGACTCTCATGAGTCAGCTGAAGACTCTCATGAGCCATCTGAAGACTCTCATGAGTCAGCTGAAGACTCTCATGAGCCAGCTGAAGACTCTCATGAGCCAGCTGAAGACTCTCATGAGTCAGCTGAAGACTCTCATGAGCCAGCTGAAGACTCTCATGAGCCAGCTGAAGACTCTCATGAGTCAGCTGAAGACTCTCATGAGCCAGCTGAAGACTCTCATGAGTCAGCTGAAGACTCTCATGAGTCAGCTGAAGACTCTCATGAGTCAGCTGAAGACAGTGAATAA